A DNA window from Streptococcus parapneumoniae contains the following coding sequences:
- a CDS encoding VirD4-like conjugal transfer protein, CD1115 family, translating to MITEKKKRRLRPYLLLGIGLFYLFHWFFKLWLLAPDTDSVTDVFGFGKLNWMNDHLNDKSWFDFQFTPASLLIGLGGFLIAFLLYLRVSDTGTYRYGEEHGSARFATREELMRFRDEEPEKNMIFTQNSQMGLFNNRLSFENQINKNILVYGGTGDSKTRSAVKPNILQANSSFVTTDTKGILIHETGKSLVEKGYKMKIFDLITFLNSDGFNVFRYIHNEMDIDRVAEAITESLNRNGHEGDPFWPAANKLLMRSLIGYLYFDGKLDHYLPNLGQVTDMIRELRRNHPEAESPVELMFEDLERRSPGNYASRQWDLFNKNFDGQTRASVYAIFATTFSVFDHEQLRKIIEKDTLEIEKWNIEKTAVFIHIPEVDPAYQFLSALLFSTIFDVLIKTADAVILGEYPTKTKEDLLHLQVWADEFGQIGKIPNLPPIISVIRSREISIKMMVQSQSQIEVLYGKENTKTIINNCGAILYLGSNDLDTLKYLSERSGKQTLNDQNYSESRGRNASSSKQNSKIGRELLTPHEVATIGTTEALLFLSKQNVFRDQKFNLDTHPRAYLLSNGPNDDNWYRYKRYLSDIDEWKAQVGEENVIHIGIKEVEEVPLKVSEKRKEI from the coding sequence GTGATTACAGAAAAGAAGAAACGGAGACTTAGACCGTATTTGTTGTTAGGAATTGGTCTATTCTACCTCTTTCATTGGTTCTTTAAACTATGGCTGTTAGCACCAGATACTGATTCAGTAACGGATGTATTTGGATTTGGAAAGCTTAACTGGATGAATGACCATCTAAACGATAAATCTTGGTTTGATTTTCAATTTACTCCAGCTTCTTTATTAATTGGTCTGGGCGGATTTTTGATTGCTTTTCTACTGTATTTGAGAGTATCTGATACGGGGACTTACCGCTATGGAGAAGAACATGGATCAGCTCGTTTTGCGACAAGAGAAGAGTTGATGAGATTCCGAGACGAAGAACCTGAAAAGAATATGATTTTTACCCAGAACAGTCAGATGGGACTATTTAATAACCGCTTGAGCTTTGAAAATCAGATTAATAAAAATATTCTGGTGTATGGAGGTACAGGGGATTCAAAGACACGTAGTGCTGTAAAACCGAATATATTACAAGCTAACTCTAGTTTTGTAACTACAGATACCAAAGGGATTTTGATTCATGAAACAGGGAAATCACTTGTAGAAAAGGGTTATAAGATGAAGATTTTTGATTTGATTACTTTCCTGAATTCAGATGGCTTCAATGTTTTTAGATATATTCATAATGAAATGGATATAGACCGAGTGGCAGAGGCTATTACAGAGTCTCTCAACAGAAATGGTCATGAGGGAGATCCTTTTTGGCCAGCAGCCAATAAACTCCTGATGCGTTCTCTAATTGGCTATCTTTATTTTGATGGTAAGCTCGATCACTATCTGCCTAATTTAGGGCAGGTTACAGATATGATTCGAGAACTGAGACGGAATCATCCAGAAGCGGAGAGTCCTGTTGAATTGATGTTTGAAGATCTGGAAAGAAGGAGCCCAGGGAATTATGCTAGTAGGCAGTGGGATCTATTCAATAAAAACTTTGATGGCCAAACACGGGCTTCTGTTTATGCTATCTTTGCGACTACCTTCTCAGTGTTTGACCATGAGCAACTAAGAAAGATTATTGAAAAGGATACACTGGAGATTGAAAAATGGAATATTGAGAAAACAGCAGTTTTTATTCATATTCCAGAAGTGGATCCAGCTTATCAGTTCTTATCTGCCCTTCTTTTTAGTACCATTTTTGATGTTTTGATAAAGACTGCAGATGCAGTTATATTAGGTGAGTATCCAACAAAGACTAAGGAAGACCTATTACATCTACAGGTGTGGGCAGATGAGTTTGGTCAGATTGGGAAGATTCCTAATTTACCGCCAATTATCTCTGTTATTCGTTCTCGAGAGATTTCTATCAAGATGATGGTACAATCTCAAAGTCAGATTGAAGTGTTATATGGTAAAGAAAATACGAAGACGATTATCAATAACTGTGGTGCTATTCTTTATTTAGGTTCCAATGACTTGGACACGCTTAAGTACCTATCTGAGCGATCAGGGAAGCAAACTTTGAATGATCAGAATTATAGTGAGAGCAGAGGAAGAAATGCCAGTAGTTCTAAGCAGAACTCTAAAATTGGTCGGGAATTGTTGACACCGCATGAGGTTGCCACGATTGGAACAACAGAAGCCTTACTCTTTCTATCCAAACAAAATGTCTTTCGAGATCAAAAATTTAACCTGGACACGCATCCGAGAGCTTACCTCTTAAGTAATGGCCCGAATGATGACAACTGGTATCGATACAAGCGCTATTTGAGCGATATTGATGAGTGGAAAGCCCAGGTTGGGGAAGAAAATGTTATTCATATTGGGATTAAGGAAGTTGAGGAAGTTCCTCTCAAAGTGAGTGAGAAAAGAAAGGAAATCTAA
- a CDS encoding DUF3801 domain-containing protein → MEQEQVVAQLGRATLVTGEIILKGLFLASSKAVEMYQARGDNVLFTGETDWNKFMATADTKEVQQLLHNEVNLEAVRKELGQYGIGFSFYTHPDGKTTLAFNAKDKGVVEQAFKDVLEGITRDPRGFNERNLKNRKTTSFAEKLQHFKAVEQEKISSLQVNIHTKEFVLPENIEPQIGGKMK, encoded by the coding sequence ATGGAACAAGAACAAGTGGTAGCTCAATTAGGACGGGCAACTCTTGTGACAGGAGAAATCATCTTAAAAGGACTCTTCCTGGCTAGCTCTAAGGCGGTTGAAATGTATCAAGCCAGAGGGGACAATGTCCTCTTTACTGGTGAGACAGACTGGAATAAATTCATGGCAACGGCAGATACGAAAGAAGTCCAGCAATTACTACACAATGAAGTCAATCTCGAGGCAGTTCGAAAAGAACTTGGTCAATACGGGATTGGCTTTTCTTTTTATACACATCCTGACGGTAAGACAACTCTTGCTTTCAATGCAAAAGATAAAGGAGTTGTCGAACAAGCCTTTAAGGATGTCTTAGAAGGAATCACAAGAGATCCGAGAGGATTCAATGAGCGGAACCTTAAAAATAGGAAAACAACTTCTTTTGCGGAGAAATTGCAACATTTCAAAGCAGTTGAACAAGAGAAAATTTCTTCCCTCCAGGTAAACATTCATACGAAGGAGTTTGTTCTTCCAGAAAATATCGAACCACAGATTGGAGGAAAAATGAAGTGA